TAATCGCCTTATACTCCAGCAGTGAAAAGTCCTCAAGCCTCACGTCGAGTAGATCGATTCTCTTGCGTTTCGCTGCACGGGCTGAATGGACGCGACGATCTTTGGCGGTAAACCCGAGCcgcgcttcttcttcttcttcttcttcttcttctcgttgTGCGTTTCTGCGATAGGGAAAACGATTATGGTGCAGTGATCCAGGATGTAGGCCTACGATGCCTACCCACTTGTTACAAGCCTTATAACGCGATAGCAAAGACACCGATCGCCAGACTCGGCACAAACTGCACGTTGTAAATTGATTCTTATGGGTTCGAAGCCCGGTGCACGCATGGAAATTACCTCGCATTCGCCGATCGCTTATACGTGTGTGCATGAGATGCAGCGCCACGTCTGAAAATTGTGACGATACGAAAGTATGATTATATACCACATTTTTCTACACCGGAGAACGGAACATACTGGTGATAATTGTAGAGATTTGGATGTTTTTGATCAGTTATGCGAGAAGTGAAAACGGATATTGGAAAATGTAAGAGTAtcgagagagaaatagagagagagagagagagagagagagagagagagagagagagagatgcaGACACGCGGGAATTAGAAGGGTGAATTACGGACGACGATATTAGCTCGTACCGCTTATCTCGCAGTTCGTTGCGTAGTCGGAAACGCCTCCAGTTCTCCACTGGCCCGTATCCGAAACGAATGACTTATACCACCAGGTACCCCGCAGCGCCGCGCGGTTATTGCAAATTcttgcaaataaaatttctaacgaTCTGAAATTTAAGAGCCTCTATCTTTTCGCCCGATTAACGATCGTCCGTACGAATCAATTGGCACAGTGTGCGCGAGTTTCGTTTTCGCGCGGCTGATAAAAATAGTCACCGATCGGTGTTTTATGCAATCCGATCGGCGCGGATAACATCGCGCACATCATCCAGATGCCAGACCGCAATCGCCGAAAAATCGGCTCGTTAAGAGAGACTAAGGGGCGTTGGTTTGCATCTAAATAGTCCCATCTACCATGCCATAAAAATGTGAACCGCCTAGTTTATACCTCATCTACGTATACCAGCGTTACACAGCACCTGTTTTTCAGGATCGAGCTCCGCAGAGGCGGATGTTGCCGATGGACATCGGCTACAGAAGGGGAGAGTCGAGAGGGGAAATAATTCTCAACGATTATGCCGGAGAGTTGTTTTCGATGCGACGCTGTCGTCCTCGGATGTATAATTCGCAAGGTTCTGGACGAGAATTCCTCGATGACGGTGGTGGTGGCCGTAAGAGTTACACCTTCCCTTGCCGGTTAACCGCCGGCATGGTCAGGATACCTGGTACAGGTATAGGAGCAGGCTAAACTTATCAGAACTGGTTTCACCagttatacgtatgtacgccGGTAACCGACGATCACCCCCGCAAATATCTATTCCTGCATGCACGGTCCACATAAGCCGCGAAACCAGTCCGAGGGCCGGGgaagaaagagggagagagagagaaagagagagagagagagaggaaggcCCTGGAAGGACGATAAGAGATTAACCTCGGCTCTTCGAGCGCTTTGCATCTTCGGAATATCTACCGTCTGCAGGTTGTCAGGTACGTAGTGAGATTAAGGGGGGAGTATACGGCTTGGATagatgttatttttatttcttaaagGAGACGAAAACGCTTGAGGCAATCTGAATATCAGGGCCTTATTCTTTGCAGTTTTGAgaagatttttgaatttttcttattcaaattaataacaaaacgGCGGCACGGCGCGTATAAGTAGGGTACTGACGTTACTGGCGAAATTGTAACAGatagaaaaaacttttttagtAAAAACACTTTTACGGATTCGAGATCGTAGCTCAGAtgttagaataaaaaaaaaattgttcagatCAAAACTACGGTATCTtaagttttaaatattttgtcaaaatttcaaatcagtCGGATTAAAATTGACCGAAGACTCTGCGCTACCGGATTGAAAACgtggtcgttcgctacttatacGCGCCATGCCGGCGTTTTGTTAtcaatttaaatgaaaaaattctaaaatgcttttgaaactgtaaataataaagcccCAAGACTCAAATGGCTCCGAGTGTTTTCATCTTAAAAACaaactcctaaaaataggtatgacTTTAGACCGTTCAAGCTTAATTGGTCACATACTGACATGGACTTTTCTGCTCCCGGCGAGAAGAAACGTTAGTTGAAACACCTGCCCGCGTTGTTTTCGACCATCGCACGCATCATTCGCCAGGTAAGAGCGACTCCCGATTATCTAGAAGTTGACTCGACACTCCTCGAGGAGCTCGGTGCACTTGATCGCTGTCACTGCCTCGTTTAGCCGGTATTTAACTCCCTGAACAAGGTATCACCGCGGATTGAGCAATTGAATAGCAATGGAACGATGAGCGAGTTTCAAGCATTCCTCAAATGCCGCATTTATTCGACGAGCGTGTTGAATGGACGCGCGGTGTTGCGCTTACAATTAGTGCAGGGAATGCTGTAAATTCCTCTCCTCCTCAACCTCTTCGTTCCAGTCCTGGGGTCAAAGTCAGccgattcaaaattttcccacaACAAACCGAAGCTGCGTCACAGCCGATAAGCGACAAACGTGCCGCGGTTAGAGTGTTAAGTCTATAGACCTATAACGGTCCGTATTTACAACCTTGCGCGACAACTGCGGGATAGataatacatgtatttatTGATTGCGAAGCGGAATGTCGTTATTGGTGAAGGGTGGTGCAGGACCGTTTCAAAGCTGGTTATCACCTGGTTACAGGTGTAACCGCGGCCGTCGTGATCTGCAAATTACGCTACGTTACAAATTGAACAAAGTCAAGTACCTAAtctgttcaaaattttctgtttattcatttacacTCATCGATAATAAgaatgtatattatgtatatgtattttttttttttaataacatttaCCACTTATTAGGTACGCTTACCGATAATTCCAATTACGCGACAACTCGGGGATCGCATATCACGCTCGACGATCGCTAGTCGATCCATCAAAAATAACTTATGATTCGGATTACAAGGAAATTCGCGGGCGATTCGATACCGGCGAACGGAGAATAACTTTTCACGGGGCCCAAGCCGAGAATATGGAATATCGCGTATCGGCGTGTATCCAGCATATATCGGGAGACGCGAGGTTGGGCCGCCTCGAGCCATGTAACAACCTACATTTCATTTAGCGAGCGCCCGACTCGGTGCACGCGGGGCGGCCTTGCTGCGGCCTGAATACCTCGAGAGCTAGTCCGCATCGCCGTCGACCCTTTCTACTGCGGCCGCTCTGTGATTTCAGTACTTAAGCCCGATTCACCGCAACGCGAAATTCCGCGCACCGCGcgtctccctccctccctctccgCGACTTCGCACTCACGCCGATGAAGAAATTACCGTAATTTACGACTCTATCAATCACGACTTCCTCTTCTCGCGTCATTCTTCGTATCGGTGCGTTTAACGCTCTTTCGGCGGTGAACCGCCGCGAAACGTGCGCGAATCGATGTTCCTTGAACACCGAGTCGCGGAATAACGTGGTGTTAATTTGCGTCTCGACTCCTTGAATCGCGTGATAACGATTTTCTTCGATTTCCGTACTAGCAAATCTACGTACACGCGTGTATGTAATAAGTTGCCGATAATCATTGACCCGACGTCGGAGCTCGGGAGATGATTATACGAGGCGAACGATTCGCTAATCGTTTTTCCCAACTTGTCAAAATGGACTCGGATTATATAAGGTCCCTAGAATTACAACACCGGCGATTTCGTGTTTTTTTAACCGAGATAACGATCGTCGGTTGGACATTGCGCGATAATCCGCATCGTAGGTACACGACCGACCTATAATGCCTGCCTAATATATGCATGCACGTGAAATGGGAATTGAAATGTGACTTGCACGCGCGTAACCTGATGCAACGAATCGCTTCCAGGGCGACGCGGGTTTGTTTCAGCCGTTTCAGGACCTCGATAGAAAACTCATTTGTAACGTTGTCTCGCGCTCCGATCGCCGATGTAAAACACGCGTATATATTATTGCGTTTTTCCGAGCACCGCGTCCTCGTCAATTGCGTCTGTAAGATACGCGCCTAGAGCCTCGCTTGAATAGCGGCAACTATCGCGCACGTGCCGAGGGTTTCAGCGTAGTAGTTATACGTTACACGGGACGGGTGTGTGTGTGCAGGGCGAGGGCGAACGCGTTTGTAACAACTTTGGAAAGCTGAGAAGATGCTTGTAATTACCGGGCTCGCGACGAGCCGTAGCTCGTAAATTTCAACATAATTATAACCGATTTTCAGTTATACCGGCTGATTACCAATTACGCTCCGACCGACCGACCAACCCCCGAGCCCtgcccctccctcccttccatCTCGGCCTTCGCTCCCCCGCCATTTCCACGTAGATGCTATTCTTCACCCTGTATAAAAGCCTACAACGCAACCCTTATCCTCATCCTTACGTTTCGATTGAACGTCTCGAGATGCGACTGCGGACGTATAATGATTAACGACTAATCCGTACCCTTCCTTGTACGTATCCTGTATCGTACGGTATGGCGGGTGTTGGTagtcattgttattattattaaaattattattattgttgttgtttttattacgCGTATAAATGACTCTCTGGCAAGTGAATGAAAGTGAAATTCGTTCCGAAAGTGGAGCCCGGGAAAGGTGAACGTATCGTATACCCGTGTTACGTATAGTATTATACAGCCGTGAGATGCGTATCTCGCGTGACATAATTGGCTCGTCGAAAATTGACCGCGAGCACGTCATAGAAAACGAAATCTTTTAAGAAAAATCGGTCATTCGTTATTACACCGAGTCAGGCGGCGATCGCTGATCGTAGGAGGACTCGCGGTGAAATCGCGTGCGGGGGAAATAAATCGACGATGCGAACTCGCCTCCCGCGTTTACGGTAACGCCATCCGTGCTCGATAAGCGTGCGGTAAAGTCTGCGGGAGGAGACGCCGCGGTGTTTACGCGTGCCCGCGAGAAGCGTCCGTGGTTGTGTTGGTCGTTGGTTCTTGGTTCGCGGAGAGGGCGACGACCCTGAATTCCGCGTCTTGATCACCGCCGTCGGGGACCATCCCGTCGATCGCCTTGCGATGTCCCGGTACCGCGTGCTGGAAGTTCTCCACCTCGAGTGCCGACCAATGTATCCCTGATTGTCTGTAGCAGGCTGCGATAACCGGTAATAAATTGTCATCTATCCGGTTACGAAAACAAGCCTTATAGCCTGTACCTAAACGTACGCAGGTTGAACCGTAGGTAGACGGCTTAAGGTCTGCGGCGATAATTATTCCGCCACACAGGCACAGGCCGCAGTGTAATCGTATGTACAAGATAAGCAACACCTTATTTATGTTAAACAACTAGATTTTACTCGCGCGCGTGTTGCGgttcgtgtgtgtgtgtgtgattttttctttctttttttttcctctttttctccttccttcctttatttcttttctacttTCGTTGACTCACATTTGTTTCtctatttttagaaaattccaTACCCACACAACGTATTGGACTGAAACTCGCAGCATGGTTGACCAGATCGTGCTGCAATAACTATTGTAAAGGTGTATATAACGCGGTTGGTTGGCCGTTGTAACGACTAGTTGACTAACGCACGTTGAGCAAATCCGCTCTGCTCAGTCATTTTGACCATTACCGATTCATACCGCCCGAATCCGTCGGTCGTTGAATTCTCTTCTCATGCTTGGATCATATCCCGCGTTCCTCccttggtgaaaatttttactgctCCGAATATTTGCAGAAATTGGAACATGTCGCATTAGttcatcaaaaattataaatgtgCATAATTGTAGTAGCTTGTAGATTTTTTactaacaaataaaaaaaaaaaaaaaatacgagttCTTATGAgaaactatacatatttacaattttcgtacgaaaacaattttctgtttttacgAGATACGAGATTGTACGAAATGACCaagtttcgttaaaaaatttgtagaaaatcgtcgaaatcattttcaccaaGGTCTTTGTACATGTGCAGATTACACGCGGGCATGCATCGATCGGCGCACCTGATGTACACATGCGGATATCCACGTACGAGTATACAGAGATATGTATAAGACGAAGTATTTGCCGTAGAGATATTTCGCAACAATGTGcggccgccgccgccgccgccacctGCACCCATTTCGACACTATACGTCGCAATTCGCTCTTGCCCGCATAAGTGTATAAAGaagtgtgtgcgtgtgtgtgtgtgtgtgtagccCGCCTCCGTAGTCGGTGTGTATCGGGCAACGCTTGTCTTACTTTCGCCAATTAAATTTGTGCAGTTGTTTTAACGGtaagaaaagagaaggaacGCATGCCTGTGTATTATAGTATATACCACATATCTCGAATTCTCAATCAGCATCGATGCGTGCGCAATTGCAAACGCAAGCGCGAATACGAACGGATATTATGTATATCATGCAGCACacatgtgtatacatgtaataaatacatataggGCGTAATGTAAAATTTCTGAATTGCTGCATTTCAGCCGAACGCTTCGTTGTATTATTTATGATGACGACGCAACGCTGGAGGGCGCATCCTTGATTTTTATCTGTGGATATGATACAACATGTAACATATATCGCGCAGGGATGGATTGAGACTAATCGCCGTCCTAGGCTTGCGAGCAAAAGCCGACCTTTTTACGCGGGTGTAGTTAGGTGAAActctcatttttcaaaaaactctGTTAAATGCATTTCCAATCGTGCGCACATGTGTACTTCCGTGCTCTCACTCCATTTTCAGAATTTGATGTTTGTGCCCAGGTGCCGTTCAAGTATTAGCTAAACACGGGTAGGCCATTCGAAGAAACATTATCAAATGTTATCCTGTTGTATTAGGCGTTTCAGGCAAGCTTTAGCTAACATAGAAAATTCGAAGTGCGTGCGCAAAGGCAACACACAGCGTgcttgagaataataaaaatttgttttaaaacGAGGTGTTAATAACGCATTAATTGCTCAGTAATTGTATCTTAGCAAATATAAGGTTCACTGCATGCATTTAAGAAGATAGACAATATACGATGTATTTAATACTcgatgaataatgaattcacGTTTTACTAAACATGTCAGAGTGTATTgacaattaataataattaacatcCAATAAAGTAGAGATGAATTGATCAAGATGTGACTATAAATGGCACTTGAGCCATTTCCAGGTAATAAATCGATCAGCTAATGAACTTTTGAAGAAGCGTTATGTAACGTTAAAAAACAGTAGTGGGCAAAACAAGCAAACGTTACCAATCGTCGTCGCTCGGGGTGGGATGCAAAAGTTTGCAAGAAATTAGCTAATACCTACTTGAATAGCCCCCTAATTACGAGGTGACAGTGGAGAGACGAGACGAACAGACGCGGCATTTATTCTTCGCGTCTCGGACCTCGAAGGAAACTGGGACAGCGATCGTTCTATCGATATTCGGCTTCTTGGTAGCCTTGGCGAGAGACATTTGAAGTTTGTTTTCATTCCTCCTTGTTACGgtttattctctttttctttcacaatttGTACACAGCGACTTATCCGCACTCTACGTGTTCGACAGGCCGACAGGGTGACGGAATAAAAATGCCGACGATGACCGTGGTCCGCGTCAAGTACTTTCTCGGTACGTGACAATCCATATTTCAATTCATGTaattccttttccttttcaaaCTTGCAGGGAAGAACGGGAACGACGATCCGCAGGAGCTCCAAGCTGATTCTTCGAACGGTACCAGAGAAGTATTGGTGAACATCGACTGTCCGATCGGACTAATTATGGACTATGTACGAAAAACAGCTCGCCTCGAAGAAGGTGTGCGAAGCGTCCTTCGGCGAAGCCAATCGCAGCTGCCTAATTTCCTGCCTTTTTTCTTACCCCAAGTAATATATTGTGATAATAAAACAGGGGAAATCGATCTCTGCGAAGAAGATACGCGTCAAATGAAGAACGTCACTAATTATCCTTGCTGGGCTAGAGGGACGGATATTTTGGTACCCGGGACTGTGTACTTCATCGTCAAGGTCGAAAGTACGTACGTTTACCTAAATAACCGGTTATACCGATCCTTTGCATAGCGTATGCGGTTAATTCTGTATACCTATATGATTACAAATTTCGACATAGTTTCAtggcttttttttctttccaatcgTGTTTCTCGCTTCAAGGAGACACCGAGGGACGGATCTCACGGGTTCTTCCTGTAATCAACGCCGTTGGCAATAAGGCAAGCAAAATTGCCGCCGATATAATGTCAAAGATACAACAACCGCCTGCAGGAAAGCAACGGACGTCATCTGTCGCGGGTAAATCATCGCTGCAGGACAAGAACGCTGGTAAAAGTGTACATCCGGAAAGACGATCGAGGGTC
Above is a genomic segment from Neodiprion pinetum isolate iyNeoPine1 chromosome 1, iyNeoPine1.2, whole genome shotgun sequence containing:
- the LOC124224655 gene encoding uncharacterized protein isoform X2, encoding MLPMDIGYRRGESRGEIILNDYAGELFSMRRCRPRMYNSQGSGREFLDDGGGGRKSYTFPCRLTAGMVRIPGTGKNGNDDPQELQADSSNGTREVLVNIDCPIGLIMDYVRKTARLEEGEIDLCEEDTRQMKNVTNYPCWARGTDILVPGTVYFIVKVERDTEGRISRVLPVINAVGNKASKIAADIMSKIQQPPAGKQRTSSVAGKSSLQDKNAGKSVHPERRSRVSKPASRDRVA
- the LOC124224655 gene encoding uncharacterized protein isoform X1, with the translated sequence MLPMDIGYRRGESRGEIILNDYAGELFSMRRCRPRMYNSQGSGREFLDDGGGGRKSYTFPCRLTAGMVRIPGTGKNGNDDPQELQADSSNGTREVLVNIDCPIGLIMDYVRKTARLEEGVRSVLRRSQSQLPNFLPFFLPQVIYCDNKTGEIDLCEEDTRQMKNVTNYPCWARGTDILVPGTVYFIVKVERDTEGRISRVLPVINAVGNKASKIAADIMSKIQQPPAGKQRTSSVAGKSSLQDKNAGKSVHPERRSRVSKPASRDRVA
- the LOC124224655 gene encoding uncharacterized protein isoform X3; its protein translation is MPTMTVVRVKYFLGKNGNDDPQELQADSSNGTREVLVNIDCPIGLIMDYVRKTARLEEGVRSVLRRSQSQLPNFLPFFLPQVIYCDNKTGEIDLCEEDTRQMKNVTNYPCWARGTDILVPGTVYFIVKVERDTEGRISRVLPVINAVGNKASKIAADIMSKIQQPPAGKQRTSSVAGKSSLQDKNAGKSVHPERRSRVSKPASRDRVA